The following DNA comes from Polynucleobacter necessarius.
CTAGCGGCCAAGTTTCATGGTCAAAGCAAAAAGGCAATTTGGCTATTAACGCAACACAATTGACGCTCAGCAATCCTGAGATCACGACAACGCTCGATCTAAATTACCTCATTGGCGAGTCTAAAAAGCCAGACTACATGACTTTAGATATGGGCTTTGCGCAAGCCAATCTGAAGACTGCTTACCGTTATTTGCCAGTGGGCATGGGAGCTGAAGCCAAAGCCTACCTAAGCAAAGCATTTGATGCTGGCATCATTACAAAAGGTAGCCTACACATCAAAGGCGATCCTAATGCAGTTCCGTTTTCTCAAATGGGTACGGGCGAGTTCACACTTAATCTCCCTGTTATTGACGCCACTTTCAGTCCAGTACCCACCTCATCGCCTGGGCAAGGTATTTGGCGTGCATTTAACAAGGTGAATGGCGTTATCAATATGCAGAACGCCAACTTTAGTGTGGATATTGATCAAGCGAGCTACAAGCAAGTAGCCCTGAGTCAATTTCATGCCGAGATACCGAGCGTGAGTGCAAAACAATTAATGCTGACGGTAAACGGTGAAGCGGAAGGTGATGCTCCGCAATTATTAGATTACCTATTCTCGTCGCCCGTCGGTAAAAGACAAATTGAACTCGAGAAAAATCTCAAAGTAACGGGACGTACCAATTTAAATCTAGGTTTAAAGATTCCACTGAGTGGTAGCGGAGATACCGCTACCAATATTCAGCTGAGCTTCCCAGGCAATCGGGTTCAATGGGCTGACTTGCCGCCCTTTGAGAATCTGAAGGGGAAAATTCGTATTACCGAAGTCAATCCTGAGCTTGAAGATATCACTGCGAATTTTCTGGGAGGTGCCATTCAAATTGCAAGCGCAGCCACCAACCAAGATAATCAAAACTACAAAATCTCCGGTGATGTTTCAGCTAGCTTTATTAAAGATTACTTCGCGACCGATACCGCAGTAGAGGCATTCCCAATACTGCAGGCCATGAGCGGAGTCGCGAGATACGACGGCACCATTCATTTCAACAAAGGCAATAGCGAAACCAACCTAAAAATAGATATGCGTGACTGGAGTAGCGCCGCACCTTTGCCTGTCAAAAAACAAGCTGGTGCAGCGCTGTCGGGGCAACTTATCTTAAAAACCTTTGCAAAAACGAAAACCAATTCAAATCGTCTATCTTGGAATGGGAAGATTGGGCATTCCTATTTCATTCAAGGCGCAATAGCTAGTGATGACACTATTCGTCATGCGGTAGGAATTGGAACACCCGCCATTCCTCCACAACAAGGCTTTCAGCTAAATGTAGTCAGCAATGAACTGAACTTAGATGTCTGGCAAGATTTTTTAAGTCAGCAAAATAGAAAAAAGGCCACATCTAGCACTAACGCTAGCAGTACAAACAGCATTCAAGTTTCCGCACAGGTCAAACAATTAACATTATTGGATCGCATATGGCAAGACTTGAACATAACGGCAAACAATAAAAATTCCGCTTGGCAATTGCGCTTAAGAGGCTCGCCCCAAGTGGCTGGCAATATTCAATACCAACCCACCACTCAGTCACAAGGCAGCCTTATCAGCGGAAGGTTAGCGCGCTTAAAAGTTCCCGAAAAGGTAATTGCCATAGCTCAACCCTCAAATCAGAATAAAAAAATCTCTGTCAGCAAAAATAAAATTGAGCCAGGTTCAGTGCCTAGCATAGACCTCACTATTGACGCATTTGATTGGAATAAAGCCCACCTCGGTCAAGTAAAAATTAAAACCAGAACTACAGGCAATGTTCTCAATATCGATTCTGTGCAATTTAATAACCCACAAGGCAGTTCAACCACAACTGGTAGCTGGGTGGGGGGCACACAAAATACATCTGCTCACACAAACTTAAATGTGGATCTGGATATTAAGGACGCCGGCCAAATCATTGGTCACTGGACTAACCAAAAATCAGTAGAAGGTGGGCAAGGCAATTTAAAAGTCAATGCAAATTGGGATGGGTCGCCATTTAATCCCCAATACGACACCCTTGCAGGCAAGGCAAGCCTAAGCTTGCAAAAAGGTCGTTTCTTAGAGGTAAATACGAGCGGCGCAAAACTTCTCGATGTTCTCAGTCTGCAAAGTTTATTTAGGTTTGCCACCCTAGACCTTCAGGGTAGTGTTGGCAATATTGTCACCAAAGGAACCCCATTTAACTCCATTGACGCTTCTTTTGATATCAATGCTGGAGTTGCTCAAACCAAGCAATTCAATATGAGCCTGGATCAAGCTCGCGTTGCCTTGAATGGACAAATCAACATTCCAAAACAAACACAAGATTTGCGCGTCACCATCTTCCCAACAATTGATGCGACAGCCGGCTCTTTAGCGGCATTTGCCATCAACCCAATCGTAGGGCTTGGCGCTTTAGTTGGTCAGTATTTAATTACCAGCCAAATTAACCGCAATCTTCAGTCTGACTATTTAGTGCAAGGATCTTGGGATAATCCAGAGGTGATTCCCTTAGATCAAAAGGGTCAACCAGTTGACTCTAAAACCTTAGAGACGATTCACAGTAAAGATTTGCTGAAAGAGCAAACCAAACCAGGCAGCAGCAAGGGCCCGCAAAGCACTCCAAGCAATATCAACAATTCTGATTCCACCTCTAGCTCCATTCCCAACTAAATCAATATGAGCAAATCTGAAAATTCCGCGGATCTGAAGATTGCCTCTATTCAAATGGTGTCCACACCCGATGTACAGGAAAATTTAGCTACGGCAAGCAGACTCATTACTGCTGCTGCCGCAGACGGAGCGCGAATGGCCGTCCTACCGGAATATTTTTGCATCATGGGCCTCAAGGACACGGACAAAGTATCCGCTCGAGAAAGCATCGGGAGCGGCCCCATTCAGGAGCAACTCTCCCATATTACAAAGACAAATAATATTTATCTAGTAGCCGGCACGATTCCATTGGCAGCCAAAGATCCAAATAAAGTGCTTAATACCACTCTAGTATTTGATCCTGCTGGTCAGCAAATTGCCCGCTACGACAAAATTCATTTATTTGGTTTTCAAACAGCCACTGAGCGCTATCAAGAATCGGAAACCATTGAAGCAGGCAATGAGCCTGGGCTACTCAAAATTTCAGTCAATGGAAATGAATGGGTTTTTGGATTGAGTATTTGTTATGACCTGCGTTTTCCAGAACTCTATCGCGTACTTGGGCAAGTAGATTGCCACATCATCCCTGCCGCATTTACCTACACTACAGGTAAAGATCATTGGGAGATTCTATTGCGCGCCAGGGCGATTGAGAACCAAGGTTATGTCTTAGCATCCGCGCAAGGAGGCAAGCACCAAAATCAACGTCGCACTTGGGGAAACAGCATGCTCATTGACCCTTGGGGCGAGGTCTTGGCCAATCTTCCAGAAGGAGAGGGCTTTGTTTCTGGAGTTTTGTGCAAGGATAAATTAAACGAGGTACGCTCTAAGTTACCCGCACTTGCGCATCGCAAGCTTTAAAGAAAAACGCCTAATCACATGAATTCACCAGAAGCACTATTTCCCGCCAATTGGACTAAAGCCAAAAAGCAAGCAGACCTGATTCAATTAGCCAAATCTATTTTGCTCGAACCAACAGGATTGTCCGAGCAAGATTTACACCACACTTTTAGAAGCTTGTTTACCCATCGACTCGATGATGCGGATCTGTACTTTCAACACACCCGTAGCGAAAGTTGGAGTCTTGAAGAGGGTATTGTTAAATCGGGCAGCTTCAATATTGACCAAGGTGTTGGTGTGCGAGCTATCTATGGCGATAAGACCGCATTTGCGTATTCAGATGAAATTAACTTAGAGGCTTTAAATAAAGCAGCGAAGGCAACTCGAGTCATAGGCCCAGCGGATGGCAAGCAAGCGGTTTCCAGAAAGCTTTTTAATCCTGTATCCAACAAGCTGTATTCAGATATCAACCCCTTGGATTCACTCCAACCCAAAGAAAAAATCGCGCTACTAGAAAGTATGGAACGTCGCGCTAAAGCGCGTGACCCACGCATCATTCAAGTAATGGCAAGTCTTGCGGGTGAGTTCGATGCGGTCTTAGTTGTCAGAGCGGATGGTTTATTGGCTGCCGATGTGCGCCCACTGGTTCGGGTCTCAGTGCACGTCATCGCAGAACAAAATGGTCGACGTGAATCAGGGTCTTGGGGCGGCGGTGCTCGTCACGACTATCTCTACTTCGATCAAGAATTGATTAATCGCTATGTTGATGAGGCTGTTGATGGTGCATTAGTTAATCTCGATTCTCGCCCGGCTCCCGCAGGCCCAATGACCGTGGTGATGGGTCCTGGTTGGCCTGGCGTCTTATTGCACGAGGCTGTGGGTCATGGTCTTGAAGGGGACTTCAATAGAAAAGGATCATCTGCTTTTGCCGGTCGCATTGGAGAGCGCGTTGCCGCTAAAGGCGTCACTGTAGTGGATGATGGCACTTTATCTGGACGCAGAGGTTCTTTGAATATCGATGATGAAGGCACTCCTGCGCAATGCACCACCTTAATTGAGGATGGCATCTTAAACGGTTACATTCAGGATCGTCTGAATGCGCGCTTAATGAAAATGCCCCTCACCGGCAATGGTCGTCGCGAAAGTTTTGCCTCACTCCCAATGCCACGCATGACCAATACTTATATGCTCGCCGGCAAAGATGATCCCCAAGAAATCGTAGCCAGCATTAAACGCGGCTTATACGCAGTCAACTTTGGCGGCGGTCAAGTGGACATCACTAGCGGCAAATTTGTTTTTTCCGCCTCAGAAGCTTATTGGGTCGAAAACGGCAAAATCCAATACCCCGTTAAAGGCGCTACCATTATTGGTAGCGGTCCAGAGTCTCTAAAACAGGTTTCCATGATCGGAAATGACCTCAAACTCGATGGCGGCGTGGGGGTTTGCGGCAAAGAAGGGCAAAGCGTTCCGGTTGGCGTTGGGCAGCCTACCCTGAGAATCGATAACCTGACCGTAGGTGGAACTGCCTGAGATTCGCTAATTACGGCTTAAAATGGTCCTATGATCCAACAAAACACAAATCCCGTTAATTGGTACTCCGCTGTTGATAAGACATCGGATACCGACGATCAACGCATCGACAATATTTCTGTTCTGCCTCCGCCAGAGCATTTAATTCGCTTCTTCCCTATTTCCGGAACACCAACAGAAGCGCTGATTAGCAAAACTCGCAAAAAGATTCGCGACATCATTCATGGCAAAGATGATCGTTTACTCGTCATCATCGGACCATGCTCCATTCATGATCCACGCGCGGCGCTGGAATACTGTCAACGTCTACTGGCTGAACGTGAACGCTTTGCTGGCGAACTAGAAATTGTGATGCGCGTGTATTTTGAAAAGCCACGTACAACTGTTGGTTGGAAGGGATTGATTAATGACCCATACCTGGATGAAAGCTATCGCATTGAAGAAGGACTGCGTCTCGCTCGTCAAGTGCTAATGGAAATCAATCGTCTTGGTATGCCGGCCGGTAGTGAATTCTTGGATGTGATTTCTCCGCAATATATTGCCGATCTCATCTCATGGGGCGCAATCGGTGCTCGTACAACCGAGAGCCAAGTACATCGCGAATTGGCTTCCGGCTTATCAGCGCCTATCGGATTTAAAAATGGCATCGATGGCAATATCAAAATTGCCACTGACGCGATTCAAGCGGCAGGTCGTCCACATCACTTCTTATCCGTTCATAAGAATGGTCAAGTCTCTGTTGTGGAGACTAAGGGCAATAAAGATTGCCACGTCATTTTGCGCGGCGGTAAAGAGCCAAACTATGAAGCGAAGTTTGTACAGGCTGCCTGCTCTGAGCTTGAAGCAGCCAAGCTTCCAGCCAGCCTGATGGTTGACTTATCACACGCCAACTCCAGCAAAAAGCATGAGCGTCAAATCGTCGTTGCTGATGATGTGGCACAGCAAATTGAGTCTGGATCACATCAGATATTTGGCGCAATGATTGAGAGTCATTTGAATGATGGTGCGCAGAAATTCACTCCAGGTAAGGATGATCCAAGCAAGTTAGAGTACGGTCGTAGCATTACCGATGCTTGCATTAATTGGGATGATTCAGTGCAGGTATTAGAACGTCTTGCTACCGCAGTGAAGAAACGCAGAAGCAAGAAAAAATAATGTCAATTAATCAATGACACTGCTAAAAGAGGCTAATTTATTTAGTCTCTTTTTTTCGTGCTTCCAAAGCACATCTGATCCGCCAGCCGCGCGATTCAATATGCGCGTAAGCACAAAGAGCACATCAGATAAACGATTGACGTATTGGCGAGTGGAGTCATACAAAGGCTCTTCCCAACCTAAGCGCACAATCGAACGCTCTGCTCTGCGGCAAACTGTGCGGCAAACATGGGCCTGCGCAGCTGCGCGAGTTCCGCCGGGCAAAATAAATTCGGTTAACGGTGGCAGCTGCTGATTATATTTTTCAAGCCAAACATCTAGCTGAGCGACATGTTCAGGATTGA
Coding sequences within:
- a CDS encoding 3-deoxy-7-phosphoheptulonate synthase, giving the protein MIQQNTNPVNWYSAVDKTSDTDDQRIDNISVLPPPEHLIRFFPISGTPTEALISKTRKKIRDIIHGKDDRLLVIIGPCSIHDPRAALEYCQRLLAERERFAGELEIVMRVYFEKPRTTVGWKGLINDPYLDESYRIEEGLRLARQVLMEINRLGMPAGSEFLDVISPQYIADLISWGAIGARTTESQVHRELASGLSAPIGFKNGIDGNIKIATDAIQAAGRPHHFLSVHKNGQVSVVETKGNKDCHVILRGGKEPNYEAKFVQAACSELEAAKLPASLMVDLSHANSSKKHERQIVVADDVAQQIESGSHQIFGAMIESHLNDGAQKFTPGKDDPSKLEYGRSITDACINWDDSVQVLERLATAVKKRRSKKK
- a CDS encoding cob(I)yrinic acid a,c-diamide adenosyltransferase is translated as MGNRLSKIATRTGDAGMTGLGDGSRVEKDHLRICAMGDIDELNSEIGVLMTEDIPASVSTELRELFLQVQHDLFDFGGELCMPNYKLLNPEHVAQLDVWLEKYNQQLPPLTEFILPGGTRAAAQAHVCRTVCRRAERSIVRLGWEEPLYDSTRQYVNRLSDVLFVLTRILNRAAGGSDVLWKHEKKRLNKLASFSSVID
- a CDS encoding YhdP family protein — its product is MLQNIVPPRLKAALAKRPQGASRAWRKRALILAGALLTLFVLANAGVRFIVWPPLEQSTASVERLISARIGADVSMDSLQVSWTGIRPNFEIEGLRFNGPDTTKPLLFIQKINGQLSWSSFYHLAPFFHELNLEGAEIYAQRDQKGIITIAGISIDGKPNDYSAENWLFSQNEIHISDVKLLWDDQLKKRASTSIDIQSLSLSNGMRSHTGSLSALTPWTKGPVLLEIDLVHHIGGQAGNWRDWIGTISWNLNALQLGQIAKAFTLPLNTLEGVMSSSGKLKIDNSKPDGGEIYLAADNLTIQLSKNEDAIALGRLETKLAQETEGGMIAVTTKSFAWRDTESPATSPLENLSPMTFRWRPPAADGEIKEFGFSSPKILVEDIALFALNLPLSKKVHQWIKVSRADGELQNLDISWSESKSPMSALNIPSGWFKSNKVDFTVSGKLVDVSFIGINKTMPSAYKLSGFLSADQNKGSFSVESSGLELEINDLLVDPKIKLDKASGQVSWSKQKGNLAINATQLTLSNPEITTTLDLNYLIGESKKPDYMTLDMGFAQANLKTAYRYLPVGMGAEAKAYLSKAFDAGIITKGSLHIKGDPNAVPFSQMGTGEFTLNLPVIDATFSPVPTSSPGQGIWRAFNKVNGVINMQNANFSVDIDQASYKQVALSQFHAEIPSVSAKQLMLTVNGEAEGDAPQLLDYLFSSPVGKRQIELEKNLKVTGRTNLNLGLKIPLSGSGDTATNIQLSFPGNRVQWADLPPFENLKGKIRITEVNPELEDITANFLGGAIQIASAATNQDNQNYKISGDVSASFIKDYFATDTAVEAFPILQAMSGVARYDGTIHFNKGNSETNLKIDMRDWSSAAPLPVKKQAGAALSGQLILKTFAKTKTNSNRLSWNGKIGHSYFIQGAIASDDTIRHAVGIGTPAIPPQQGFQLNVVSNELNLDVWQDFLSQQNRKKATSSTNASSTNSIQVSAQVKQLTLLDRIWQDLNITANNKNSAWQLRLRGSPQVAGNIQYQPTTQSQGSLISGRLARLKVPEKVIAIAQPSNQNKKISVSKNKIEPGSVPSIDLTIDAFDWNKAHLGQVKIKTRTTGNVLNIDSVQFNNPQGSSTTTGSWVGGTQNTSAHTNLNVDLDIKDAGQIIGHWTNQKSVEGGQGNLKVNANWDGSPFNPQYDTLAGKASLSLQKGRFLEVNTSGAKLLDVLSLQSLFRFATLDLQGSVGNIVTKGTPFNSIDASFDINAGVAQTKQFNMSLDQARVALNGQINIPKQTQDLRVTIFPTIDATAGSLAAFAINPIVGLGALVGQYLITSQINRNLQSDYLVQGSWDNPEVIPLDQKGQPVDSKTLETIHSKDLLKEQTKPGSSKGPQSTPSNINNSDSTSSSIPN
- a CDS encoding carbon-nitrogen hydrolase family protein, encoding MSKSENSADLKIASIQMVSTPDVQENLATASRLITAAAADGARMAVLPEYFCIMGLKDTDKVSARESIGSGPIQEQLSHITKTNNIYLVAGTIPLAAKDPNKVLNTTLVFDPAGQQIARYDKIHLFGFQTATERYQESETIEAGNEPGLLKISVNGNEWVFGLSICYDLRFPELYRVLGQVDCHIIPAAFTYTTGKDHWEILLRARAIENQGYVLASAQGGKHQNQRRTWGNSMLIDPWGEVLANLPEGEGFVSGVLCKDKLNEVRSKLPALAHRKL
- the tldD gene encoding metalloprotease TldD — protein: MNSPEALFPANWTKAKKQADLIQLAKSILLEPTGLSEQDLHHTFRSLFTHRLDDADLYFQHTRSESWSLEEGIVKSGSFNIDQGVGVRAIYGDKTAFAYSDEINLEALNKAAKATRVIGPADGKQAVSRKLFNPVSNKLYSDINPLDSLQPKEKIALLESMERRAKARDPRIIQVMASLAGEFDAVLVVRADGLLAADVRPLVRVSVHVIAEQNGRRESGSWGGGARHDYLYFDQELINRYVDEAVDGALVNLDSRPAPAGPMTVVMGPGWPGVLLHEAVGHGLEGDFNRKGSSAFAGRIGERVAAKGVTVVDDGTLSGRRGSLNIDDEGTPAQCTTLIEDGILNGYIQDRLNARLMKMPLTGNGRRESFASLPMPRMTNTYMLAGKDDPQEIVASIKRGLYAVNFGGGQVDITSGKFVFSASEAYWVENGKIQYPVKGATIIGSGPESLKQVSMIGNDLKLDGGVGVCGKEGQSVPVGVGQPTLRIDNLTVGGTA